One segment of Desulfobacterales bacterium DNA contains the following:
- a CDS encoding DUF108 domain-containing protein, protein MMPDKPNKRIGIIGYGQIGASLYEQVQQTPELHLEVAFIYESDPQKQKLIPAALAIESMDLSADFKPDLVVEAAHPKAVGQFAAKVLHQTDLMIMSVSALADAALEENIRSVCRQNGTRLYIPHGATLGLDGLKDGISIWEEVTTTMKKNPKNLNFDAAPDVRAEDISSRTILYDGPTRGVLPLYPKNVNSHATLAMATLGMDRTRSVLVADPALDLSIIEIDAIGAGTRIHIERSNPIKGVTGKLTILSVMESIKNILGDQEVVRIC, encoded by the coding sequence ATGATGCCGGACAAACCCAATAAGCGAATCGGAATTATCGGCTATGGCCAAATCGGAGCGTCCTTATATGAACAGGTTCAGCAAACACCGGAGCTCCATCTTGAAGTCGCCTTTATTTATGAATCCGATCCGCAAAAGCAAAAACTCATTCCGGCTGCACTCGCGATTGAATCAATGGATCTATCGGCTGATTTTAAACCCGATCTGGTTGTAGAAGCAGCTCACCCAAAAGCAGTCGGTCAATTTGCCGCAAAGGTGCTTCACCAAACGGATCTGATGATCATGTCGGTCTCAGCGCTGGCGGATGCAGCGCTTGAAGAGAATATCCGCAGCGTCTGCCGTCAAAACGGCACCCGCCTCTATATTCCCCATGGCGCCACTTTGGGTCTCGACGGCCTGAAAGACGGCATTTCCATCTGGGAAGAAGTCACCACCACAATGAAAAAAAATCCAAAAAATCTCAATTTTGACGCGGCACCAGATGTTCGGGCAGAAGACATCTCTTCTCGAACCATTCTCTACGATGGCCCCACCCGCGGGGTGCTGCCCCTTTACCCCAAGAACGTAAATTCCCATGCGACTCTGGCCATGGCAACGCTCGGAATGGACCGCACGCGGTCGGTCCTGGTGGCAGATCCCGCCCTGGATCTTTCAATCATTGAAATTGACGCCATCGGCGCCGGGACCCGCATTCATATCGAAAGGAGCAATCCCATCAAGGGGGTCACCGGCAAATTAACCATCCTTTCGGTGATGGAAAGCATCAAAAACATTCTCGGGGATCAGGAAGTCGTACGCATCTGTTAG